The sequence AATGGTTCTATAAGTATATTGTGAGCATCTTCTTTTCTAATAGATATTGTATACCCTTCTATTTCAATACATATCGGGTCTCCTAAGGGGGCTATAAGTGTTACATTCACAAGAGC comes from Chitinophagaceae bacterium and encodes:
- a CDS encoding FeoA family protein, which codes for MHTIADLKKGEGGKIIGFLKKERQNTLLELGFIPGALVNVTLIAPLGDPICIEIEGYTISIRKEDAHNILIEPL